One window of the Scylla paramamosain isolate STU-SP2022 chromosome 22, ASM3559412v1, whole genome shotgun sequence genome contains the following:
- the LOC135111762 gene encoding venom carboxylesterase-6-like, whose translation MGREDCLYLNVYTPSGALETDNPLPVMVYIHGGAYYIGGSYKNHGFQEFVSRGAVVVLMQYRLGLFGFLSTEDEAAPGNQGLKDQTLALRWVKDNIANFGGDSTRITIIGSSAGSTSVHYQMLAPSAAGLFTGAIMESGTTLSPWAKGRDFLATAQAVAERFDCPTLPTDDLVACLQTVGAHLLDMSYFTLYEWNLQPFYIGPRVDGDYLPEEPALLLKKDLYSHVPTIMGVNRDEMAMETVEMYSVPSLISSLVENFNINGPASLHLYPDEEPATTATTTYNHYLGGIHITKDDADNLTRMFTDCLFHIPHDWTTQLMSSADLLFTYELHHRGEQGFTNDFLDVGLDLPQARNYISHGDNNQYLMYPKYANLHTAEDKTVGNIFTSMWVNFASTGNPTPDDSLGFTWEVTEDSTNMQHLKILPQPHMEADQRAETRAFWESLPLRINNLLHP comes from the exons ATGGGCAGAGAGGACTGTCTCTACCTCAACGTGTACACTCCCTCG GGCGCTCTCGAGACAGACAACCCACTGCCCGTCATGGTCTATATTCACGGCGGCGCTTACTACATCGGGGGCTCTTACAAAAACCACGGCTTCCAAGAGTTTGTGTCTCGCGGAGCGGTGGTAGTCTTGATGCAGTACCGCCTCGGCCTGTTTG GGTTCCTGTCCACGGAGGACGAGGCAGCCCCAGGGAATCAAGGCCTCAAGGACCAGACGCTTGCACTTCGTTGGGTGAAGGACAACATCGCTAACTTTGGAGGCGACTCAACCAG AATCACCATCATCGGATCGAGCGCAGGGTCCACCTCTGTTCATTACCAAATGCTGGCTCCGTCTGCAGCAG GACTGTTCACGGGGGCCATCATGGAGAGTGGCACCACGCTGAGTCCCTGGGCAAAAGGAAGAGATTTTCTGGCCACCGCTCAGGCCGTCGCCGAGAG ATTTGACTGCCCCACACTACCCACTGATGACCTGGTGGCCTGCCTGCAGACAGTTGGGGCTCATCTTCTGGACATGTCTTACTTCACTCTCTAT GAATGGAACCTGCAGCCATTCTATATTGGGCCACGTGTGGATGGGGACTACCTACCTGAGGAACCTGCCCTGCTGCTGAAGAAGGACCTGTACAGCCACGTGCCCACCATCATGGGGGTCAACAGGGACGAGATGGCCATGGAAACTGTTG aGATGTATTCAGTCCCCAGCCTTATCAGCAGCCTTGTAGAGAATTTCAACATCAATGGGCCAGCAAGCCTCCACCTCTACCCTGATGAGGAACctgccaccacagccaccaccacttacAACCACTACCTCGGTGGTATTCACATCACCAAGGATGACGCTGACAACCTTACTCGG ATGTTTACTGACTGCCTGTTCCACATCCCTCATGACTGGACCACACAGCTGATGAGCAGTGCTGACCTTCTGTTCACCTATGAGCTGCACCACCGCGGGGAACAAGGCTTCACCAACGACTTCCTTGATGTTGGGCTCGACTTGCCACAAGCCAGAAACT ACATCTCCCATGGAGACAACAACCAGTATCTTATGTACCCAAAGTATGCCAACCTACACACAGCAGAGGACAAGACAGTGGGCAACATCTTCACTTCCATGTGGGTCAACTTTGCCAGCACTGG GAACCCAACACCTGATGATTCCCTCGGCTTCACATGGGAGGTGACGGAGGACTCAACAAACATGCAGCACCTCAAGATCCTACCACAGCCACACATGGAAGCAGATCAGAGGGCAGAGACAAGAGCCTTCTGGGAATCACTGCCTCTTAGAATCAACAACCTCCTTCATCCTTAA